A single genomic interval of Arachis duranensis cultivar V14167 chromosome 7, aradu.V14167.gnm2.J7QH, whole genome shotgun sequence harbors:
- the LOC107459466 gene encoding uncharacterized protein LOC107459466: protein MFFVRKVQNEIHNEIGNAKFCLIVDEARDESKREQMELVIRFVDKHGFVKERLIDVVHVKDITSATLKQEICSALSHHNLNIQNVRGQATTSVLEDLATNGSTCSQRDDATYTLKSLLSFDFIFILHMMKEIMGITDKLCQALQQKSQDILNAMHLIPDMGASFSDIIRSRRKKDVVTIEHHYRVDIFTSVIDFQLKELNSRFSEQATELLILSTSLDPKGVFKLFSVCNIWLLAKNFIL, encoded by the exons ATGTTTTTTGTTAGAAAGGTGCAAAATGAAATTCATAATGAGATTGGTAATGCAAAGTTTTGTTTGATTGTTGATGAAGCTAGAGATGAATCTAAAAGAGAACAAATGGAACTTGTTATTAGATTTGTTGATAAGCATGGATTTGTCAAAGAAAGGCTAATAGATGTTGTTCATGTCAAAGATATTACTTCTGCTACTCTTAAACAAGAGATTTGTTCTGCATTATCTCATCACAATCTCAACATTCAAAATGTTCGAGGTCAAG CAACAACTTCAGTTCTGGAAGATTTGGCTACTAATGGATCTACATGTTCTCAACGTGATGATGCTACTTATACTCTTAAAtctttattatcatttgattttattttcattttgcacATGATGAAAGAAATCATGGGAATCACTGATAAACTTTGTCAAGCATTGCAACAAAAATCTCAAGACATTTTGAATGCTATGCATCTA ATACCTGATATGGGTGCTTCTTTTAGTGACATAATTCGGTCTCGTCGTAAAAAGGATGTTGTCACTATTGAACACCACTACCGTGTTGACATTTTTACAAGCGTGATAGATTTTCAATTGAAAGAGCTAAATAGTAGATTTAGTGAGCAAGCAACCGAGCTCCTTATATTGAGTACATCTTTGGATCCTAAAGGTGTTTTCAAGTTATTCAGTGTTTGCAACATATGGCTTCTTGCAAAGAATTTTATTCTTTAG